The following are from one region of the Odontesthes bonariensis isolate fOdoBon6 chromosome 16, fOdoBon6.hap1, whole genome shotgun sequence genome:
- the LOC142401672 gene encoding UDP-glucuronosyltransferase 1-2-like, protein MQLHHVCGIFVSFSLCLTFFTPQCDGGNILVYPVDGSHWINMKILLEELHARGHNITVIRSSTSWYIPEKSPLYTSITLEMDEGFEKFFDVYLQEHMRAQREGASILTFFKLTTDFLSMVTEAHSLCCESIVQMFENQNLVKRIIDSHYDLVLTDPAMGAGVVLAKFLKLPLVLNVRWITSGEGHFVLAPSPLSYVPVPGSGLTDKMDFIQRVKNMLFYGIILFQEKIMLGPIYDAICAKYIEGGCDMVSLLQEADIWLFRSDFVFDFPRPTMPNVVYIGGFQCKPAQPLPADLEDFVQSAGEHGVIIMTLGTLVNALPKEVAEEIASVFAKMPQKVIWRHKGERPSTLGNNTLIVDWMPQKDLLGHPQVKVFVAHGGTNGVQEAIYHGVPVLGIPLFFDQYDNLLRLQERGAAKIIQLADVNGRTFEEGIKEVLHKDSYRQNIQRMSRLHRDQPVAPMDQAVFWVEYVMRHKGAPHLHTESYKMPWYSYYCLDVLILLMTLVIAPFLLIFAIFRYLCCTRTRKTKTKQN, encoded by the exons ATGCAGTTGCATCATGTGTGTGGGATATTTGTATCCTTCAGTTTATGTCTGACTTTCTTCACACCACAATGCGATGGGGGAAACATTCTGGTGTACCCTGTAGATGGTAGCCACTGGATTAATATGAAGATTTTACTGGAAGAACTTCATGCCCGGGGACACAACATTACTGTGATCAGgtcctccaccagctggtacATCCCAGAAAAGTCTCCCCTCTACACATCTATTACACTTGAAATGGATGAAGGTTTTGAGAAATTTTTTGATGTGTACTTACAGGAGCACATGAGG GCACAGAGAGAAGGAGCTTCAATACTGACTTTCTTCAAGCTCACCACGGATTTCCTTTCTATGGTTACTGAAGCACATTCCCTGTGCTGTGAGTCTATAGTTCAAATGTTTGAAAACCAGAATTTGGTGAAACGTATAATAGATTCTCACTATGATCTGGTTCTCACTGACCCAGCCATGGGTGCAGGTGTTGTGTTAGCCAAATTTCTCAAACTGCCACTGGTGCTCAATGTGCGCTGGATCACCAGCGGAGagggacactttgttttagcCCCCTCACCACTTTCTTATGTCCCAGTGCCAGGATCAGGTCTAACAGACAAAATGGATTTCATCCAGAGGGTCAAAAACATGCTTTTCTATGGCATCATATTATTTCAGGAAAAAATCATGCTGGGCCCCATCTATGATGCCATCTGCGCTAAATATATTGAGGGTGGATGTGACATGGTCTCGctgcttcaggaagcagacattTGGCTGTTCAGGTCAGATTTTGTATTTGATTTCCCTCGGCCCACAATGCCAAACGTTGTCTACATAGGAGGATTCCAGTGCAAACCAGCTCAGCCTCTGCCTGCAGACCTGGAGGATTTTGTTCAGAGTGCTGGGGAGCATGGAGTAATCATCATGACTCTGGGAACTTTGGTAAACGCGTTGCCCAAAGAGGTTGCAGAGGAAATTGCCAGCGTCTTTGCCAAGATGCCCCAGAAG GTGATATGGAGGCACAAAGGGGAACGTCCTTCCACACTGGGCAACAACACTCTAATAGTAGACTGGATGCCACAGAAGGACCTTCTGGGTCACCCGCAGGTCAAAGTCTTTGTAGCTCATGGAGGAACCAATGGAGTCCAGGAGGCCATTTATCACGGGGTTCCGGTGCTCGGCATACCCCTGTTTTTTGACCAGTATGACAACCTTCTACGTCTGCAGGAGCGAGGAGCGGCAAAGATAATTCAGCTAGCTGATGTGAATGGTCGCACATTTGAGGAAGGTATTAAGGAGGTGCTCCATAAAGACAGCTACAGGCAGAACATACAAAGAATGTCCCGTTTGCACAGAGATCAACCAGTAGCACCCATGGATCAGGCCGTCTTCTGGGTAGAATATGTGATGCGTCACAAAGGAGCGCCTCACCTGCATACGGAGTCTTATAAGATGCCCTGGTACTCATACTACTGTTTGGATGTACTCATTCTTTTGATGACTCTCGTAATTGCGCCCTTCCTCTTGATTTTTGCCATCTTTAGATATCTATGCTGCACCAGAACAAGAAAGactaaaaccaaacaaaattgA